The following coding sequences lie in one Oceanithermus desulfurans genomic window:
- a CDS encoding menaquinone biosynthesis family protein — protein MKLGYSLCPNDTFIFYALARGKVAAPEPVEEVLEDVETLNRWAFEGRLELTKISYAAYGHLREGYVALRAGGALGRGVGPLVVARGPVELAGARIAHPGRYTTAFLLLSLLLGEGAFEPVELRYDRIMPAVAAGEVDAGLIIHESRFTYPEHGLEKLLDLGEWWEGETGLPLPLGAILARRDLGDATIRAVNDAVRASLAYAYAHPDEPMDYVRRYADELSDEVTRAHIRTYVNEFSLDVGEEGEAAVRELFARAEARGLVPQNPNPLFCC, from the coding sequence ATGAAGCTGGGCTACTCGCTCTGCCCCAACGACACCTTCATCTTCTACGCCCTCGCCCGCGGCAAAGTGGCCGCGCCCGAGCCGGTGGAGGAGGTGCTGGAGGACGTGGAGACGCTCAACCGCTGGGCCTTCGAAGGACGGCTCGAGCTCACCAAGATCAGCTACGCCGCCTACGGCCACCTGCGCGAGGGCTACGTGGCCCTGCGCGCCGGCGGGGCGCTGGGCCGGGGGGTGGGCCCCTTGGTGGTGGCCCGCGGCCCGGTCGAGCTCGCCGGGGCGCGCATCGCCCATCCGGGCCGCTACACCACCGCCTTCCTGCTGCTTTCGCTGTTGCTGGGCGAGGGGGCTTTCGAGCCGGTGGAGCTGCGCTACGACCGCATCATGCCCGCGGTGGCCGCGGGCGAGGTGGACGCAGGGCTGATCATTCACGAGTCGCGCTTCACCTACCCCGAGCACGGCCTGGAAAAGCTTCTCGACCTGGGCGAGTGGTGGGAAGGGGAGACCGGCCTGCCCCTGCCGCTGGGGGCCATCCTGGCGCGCCGCGACCTGGGCGACGCGACGATTCGCGCGGTCAACGACGCGGTGCGGGCGAGTTTGGCCTACGCCTACGCCCACCCGGACGAGCCCATGGACTACGTGCGCCGCTACGCCGACGAGCTTTCGGACGAGGTGACGCGGGCCCACATCCGCACCTACGTGAACGAGTTTTCGCTCGACGTGGGGGAGGAGGGCGAGGCCGCGGTGCGCGAGCTCTTCGCCCGCGCCGAGGCGCGCGGCCTGGTGCCCCAGAACCCGAACCCCCTCTTCTGCTGCTGA
- a CDS encoding NAD(P)/FAD-dependent oxidoreductase → MSESRHQVLIIGGGTAGITTAARLTRSGKKLDIAVIEPSDKHFYQPLWTLVGAGIVPKEITVRKEASVMPKGVTWIRDAVVEIDPDANQVRTAGGRTIGYDYLVVAPGIQYDWDAVKGLRETLGKNGVVTNYTYEAAPKTWEAMKNFEGGTAVFTNPLGQVKCGGAPQKVMYLADDYWRRSGVRGKTKMIGAFAGTVMLGVPEINKSLERIVRQRDIEMRFYHNLVEVRTSPQKEAVFDVRDPKTGETTHQEVIPFDFLHATPPMKAPDFVAESPLAVPEGPHKGYVDVDIYTLQHKRYPNVFSLGDAAALPTAKTGAAVRKQAPKLVKNLLAVMEGKPAEAKYNGYSSCPIVTARGRVLLGEFLYDNKYKPTFVFLDQTKERWDMWLLKRYVLPPLYWYGMLKGLA, encoded by the coding sequence ATGAGCGAATCGCGTCACCAGGTCCTGATCATCGGCGGCGGCACCGCGGGCATCACCACCGCGGCCCGCCTGACCCGCTCCGGCAAGAAGCTGGACATCGCGGTCATCGAACCGTCGGACAAACACTTCTACCAACCCTTATGGACGCTCGTGGGCGCAGGGATCGTACCTAAGGAGATCACCGTGCGCAAGGAGGCGTCGGTGATGCCCAAGGGGGTGACCTGGATCCGCGACGCCGTGGTCGAGATCGACCCCGACGCGAACCAGGTGCGCACCGCCGGCGGGCGGACCATCGGCTACGACTACCTGGTCGTGGCCCCCGGCATCCAGTACGACTGGGACGCCGTGAAGGGGCTACGGGAAACGCTGGGCAAGAACGGCGTGGTCACAAACTACACCTACGAAGCCGCCCCCAAGACCTGGGAGGCCATGAAGAACTTCGAAGGGGGGACGGCGGTCTTCACCAACCCCCTGGGCCAGGTCAAGTGCGGCGGCGCCCCGCAGAAGGTGATGTACCTCGCCGACGACTACTGGCGACGCAGCGGGGTCCGCGGCAAGACCAAGATGATCGGCGCCTTCGCCGGCACCGTCATGCTGGGGGTGCCCGAGATCAACAAGAGCCTCGAGCGCATCGTGCGCCAGCGCGATATCGAGATGCGCTTCTACCACAACCTGGTGGAGGTGCGCACCAGCCCCCAGAAGGAGGCCGTCTTCGACGTGCGCGACCCCAAGACCGGCGAGACCACCCACCAGGAGGTCATCCCCTTCGACTTCCTGCACGCCACCCCGCCCATGAAGGCCCCCGACTTCGTAGCCGAAAGCCCGCTCGCCGTGCCCGAGGGGCCCCACAAGGGCTACGTCGACGTGGACATCTACACGCTGCAGCACAAGCGCTACCCCAACGTCTTCTCGCTCGGCGACGCCGCCGCCCTGCCCACCGCCAAAACCGGCGCGGCGGTGCGCAAACAGGCGCCCAAGCTGGTCAAGAACCTGCTCGCGGTCATGGAGGGCAAGCCCGCCGAAGCCAAGTACAACGGCTACTCCTCCTGCCCCATCGTGACCGCGCGCGGCCGCGTCCTCCTGGGCGAGTTCCTCTACGACAACAAGTACAAACCCACCTTCGTCTTCCTCGACCAGACCAAGGAGCGCTGGGACATGTGGTTGCTCAAGCGCTACGTGCTGCCGCCCCTCTACTGGTACGGCATGCTCAAGGGCCTGGCCTGA
- a CDS encoding Crp/Fnr family transcriptional regulator, translating into MRPDEPVDLPQALADALEPLSLRAGREVFAEGEPAAALYLVASGWVRLYRLSPKGREVTTLVLDPGELFGEEALEEEGRYAHHAEALTPAQVLRLPRPGLLEAWRSAEVRRWLLERIVRRLHGAQDRYRERRYHEVLPRLAALLVEQMRPGREGLEVPLSHEQMSHRLGTGRDTVTRALGALALRDLLEINYRRVVVLDPEAVRRLASGLGEDRE; encoded by the coding sequence ATGCGCCCAGATGAGCCGGTGGACCTCCCCCAAGCCCTCGCCGACGCGCTCGAGCCGCTGTCCTTGCGCGCAGGCCGCGAGGTCTTCGCCGAGGGGGAGCCCGCCGCGGCGCTCTACCTGGTGGCCTCGGGGTGGGTGCGGCTCTACCGCCTCAGCCCCAAGGGGCGTGAGGTCACCACGCTGGTGCTCGACCCCGGAGAGCTTTTCGGGGAAGAGGCCCTGGAAGAAGAGGGGCGCTACGCTCACCACGCCGAGGCGTTGACGCCGGCGCAGGTCCTGCGGCTGCCACGGCCGGGCCTGCTCGAGGCCTGGCGCTCGGCCGAGGTGCGCCGCTGGCTGCTCGAGCGGATCGTGAGGCGGTTGCACGGCGCCCAGGACCGCTACCGCGAGCGGCGCTACCACGAGGTGCTGCCGCGCCTGGCGGCGCTGCTCGTCGAGCAGATGCGCCCCGGGCGCGAGGGCCTGGAGGTGCCGCTGAGCCACGAACAGATGAGCCACCGCCTGGGTACCGGACGTGATACGGTGACGCGGGCGCTGGGCGCGCTGGCCCTGCGCGACTTGTTGGAGATCAACTACCGCCGCGTGGTGGTGCTGGATCCCGAGGCCGTCCGCCGGCTGGCCTCGGGGCTGGGGGAGGATCGTGAGTAA
- the bshC gene encoding bacillithiol biosynthesis cysteine-adding enzyme BshC — protein sequence MSKVRSAFLQGRLRSFLPYGPEDLPARIAAERAAPRAELAAAVEAYLQRLGAPESSLAAARRLAHPESRVVITGQQAGLLTGPAFTLYKAHSALKLAYAYDDAERPVVGLFWVASQDHDTAEVSRVHFLDADERIRELALELPPAVPVARVAFAPYRERVHEFLQAFGGDVGVRKRIERALEGEWTYAEAFARLLLAFLGPHGVVPLDPMAPELAPLFAPAMERELEDPLASSMAINAAGEALKSLGIPPSLGRPAGATNVFLEGEDGRRRLLYYDDGVFSDGARSYRLADLKAILRSDPARVTPAAGLRPVVQDAVVPTAGLVVGPGEMAYVAQLAGVYRLHGLEPPAVIDRMHGLVLEPPVRRILEKYTLDPWAFLEAPEEAMLEALARTSTAAAELERGLRRVEDEFSRMLAALPALDPTLTGAFERSQRRLEGEIERLRGKLLAAELQQKRIVRDQYRRLLTHLRPLGRPQERVYGFLGYLLKHGPEVLERLCKAPARGHVTLEA from the coding sequence GTGAGTAAAGTACGTTCGGCCTTCTTGCAAGGACGTTTACGCAGCTTCCTGCCGTACGGGCCCGAGGACCTGCCCGCGCGCATCGCCGCGGAGCGCGCGGCCCCACGGGCTGAGCTAGCCGCCGCGGTCGAGGCCTACCTGCAACGCCTGGGGGCGCCCGAGTCGAGCCTCGCGGCCGCCCGCCGGCTTGCGCACCCCGAGAGCCGTGTCGTGATCACCGGGCAGCAGGCCGGGCTGCTGACGGGCCCGGCCTTCACCCTCTACAAGGCCCACTCCGCCCTGAAGCTCGCCTACGCCTACGACGACGCCGAGCGTCCCGTGGTCGGACTCTTCTGGGTGGCGAGCCAGGACCACGACACCGCCGAAGTGAGCCGGGTGCACTTCCTCGACGCCGACGAGCGGATCCGCGAGCTGGCCCTCGAGCTGCCCCCGGCGGTTCCGGTGGCGCGCGTCGCCTTCGCGCCCTACCGCGAGCGCGTACACGAGTTCTTGCAGGCCTTCGGCGGCGACGTCGGGGTGCGCAAGCGGATCGAACGCGCCCTCGAGGGCGAGTGGACCTACGCCGAGGCCTTCGCCCGGCTGCTCCTCGCCTTCCTGGGTCCGCACGGGGTCGTGCCCCTCGACCCCATGGCTCCCGAGCTGGCGCCGCTGTTCGCCCCCGCGATGGAGCGCGAGCTCGAAGACCCGCTGGCCTCGTCGATGGCGATCAACGCCGCCGGGGAGGCGCTCAAGTCGCTGGGCATCCCCCCTTCGCTGGGGCGGCCGGCCGGCGCGACCAACGTCTTCCTGGAAGGCGAGGACGGCCGGCGCCGGCTCCTCTACTACGACGACGGGGTGTTCTCCGACGGGGCGCGCAGCTACCGGCTCGCGGATCTGAAGGCGATCCTGCGCAGCGACCCCGCCCGCGTCACCCCTGCGGCGGGCCTGCGGCCGGTGGTGCAGGACGCGGTCGTCCCCACCGCGGGCCTGGTCGTGGGCCCGGGGGAGATGGCCTACGTGGCCCAGCTCGCCGGGGTCTACCGGCTGCACGGCCTCGAGCCCCCGGCGGTCATCGACCGCATGCACGGGCTGGTGCTCGAGCCCCCGGTGCGCCGCATCCTGGAGAAGTACACCCTCGACCCCTGGGCCTTCCTCGAGGCCCCCGAAGAGGCGATGCTGGAGGCGCTGGCGCGCACGAGCACCGCCGCGGCCGAGCTGGAGCGGGGGCTGCGGCGCGTGGAGGACGAGTTCAGCCGCATGCTCGCGGCGCTGCCCGCCCTCGACCCCACGCTGACCGGCGCCTTCGAGCGCAGCCAGCGGCGGCTCGAGGGCGAGATCGAGCGCCTGCGCGGCAAGCTCCTGGCTGCCGAGCTCCAGCAGAAGCGGATCGTGCGCGACCAGTACCGGCGCCTGCTCACCCACCTGCGCCCCCTCGGCCGGCCGCAGGAGCGGGTCTACGGTTTCCTGGGCTACCTGCTCAAGCACGGACCCGAGGTGCTCGAGCGCCTCTGCAAGGCCCCGGCGCGCGGCCACGTGACCCTCGAGGCCTGA